One stretch of Telopea speciosissima isolate NSW1024214 ecotype Mountain lineage unplaced genomic scaffold, Tspe_v1 Tspe_v1.0012, whole genome shotgun sequence DNA includes these proteins:
- the LOC122647148 gene encoding ribosomal protein S1, mitochondrial-like: MMSIYLSRSFPRSNSSFFLCSGNASQSAVLRLREEMFLVDAGPGTPRICMQDEPTGVPINRATRFENKVGSLDVVAGESLIKEQILERFFIDLVAGESLIKERAAARFNDLVGSIDVVAGEPLLLLPRRFRQNRAWMELNKIWRTNTQVKGFIIEKVKGGYSVAIAGFITFLPFRPLITQRIANDRFTIESIKPKRTNIVVF, from the coding sequence atgATGAGCATCTATTTGAGTCGATCATTTCCAAGATCTAATTCCAGTTTTTTCTTATGTAGTGGAAACGCCTCACAATCTGCAGTTTTACGCTTAAGGGAAGAAATGTTCTTGGTGGATGCAGGACCTGGGACCCCCAGAATTTGTATGCAAGATGAGCCTACAGGAGTGCCAATCAACCGAGCCACCAGGTTTGAGAATAAGGTGGGATCCCTGGATGTAGTGGCTGGTGAATCACTGATCAAAGAGCAGATTTTGGAGAGATTCTTCATCGATCTAGTGGCCGGTGAATCACTGATCAAAGAGCGAGCAGCCGCCAGGTTTAATGATTTGGTGGGATCCATAGATGTAGTGGCTGGTGAaccgcttcttcttcttccacgaAGATTCAGACAAAACCGAGCTTGGATGGAACTGAACAAGATTTGGCGAACGAATACACAGGTAAAAGGCTTTATTATTGAGAAAGTAAAAGGAGGTTATTCAGTAGCCATCGCAGGTTTCATTACTTTTCTTCCATTCCGCCCTCTCATAACTCAAAGGATAGCGAATGATCGATTCACCATTGAGAGCATTAAACCAAAAAGGACGAATATTGTGGTGTTCTAA